A segment of the Candidatus Nanopelagicales bacterium genome:
TGCCACGACTCGCGTGGCTGGCGTGGGCGGTGCTGATCTTCTTCGTTCTCCTGGGAGAGTTCGGCGAATTGCTCAAGGTCCCTCAACCAGCGATGGACATCTCGCCGTTCACGCATGTCCCCAAACTGCCCGGTGGACAGTTCACAGCCACACCGCTGATCGTGATGACCCTCGTCGCTGTCGGGCTGGTTGTCGCGGGCCTTGTCGGATTTCGCCGCCGGGACCTCTTGTGATGGCGCAATCCGCGCCGTCCGGTTGACCCAACTCCGGCGGCAGGGTACCCGGTTAGTTCAGGGCGAGTTCGTCGCGTAACTGCTCGGCTGTGAGGCGCACGTTGTAAGCCGAGGAGGCTGGCTGGAAGCGGCGACCCTCACTGAGCGGTCCGGTATCCACGGTGTCGAAACCGAATGCCTCGATCAGTTCGGTGACGGTTGCCTTGGCGGCCGCGTCGTCCCCAGCAATGGGCAGCGCACGGCGTCCGGGCGTTCCAATCGGCTCACCCTGCTCGGCCAAATGTTGAAAGTAAATGCTGTTGAACGCCTTGACCACCGAGGACTGCGGCAGGTACGCGGCCAGCAGTTCGCTGGAAGTCGTGGAGTCGTTGTCAAGCTCGGCAATCTGTCCGTCGCGGTGGGGGTAGTAGTTGTTGGTGTCGATCACCACCTTGCCCGCAAGCGGTGCGACGGGGACCGAATCGAGCGCGGCCAGTGGAATCGTCACCACGACGATCTCCCCGGCTGCGCCAGCTTCCGCCGGCGTTGCCGCGCTCGCCTGTGTGCCCAAGTCCGCGACCAGCTCGGCGAGGGTCTCTGGACCC
Coding sequences within it:
- a CDS encoding NADPH-dependent F420 reductase, with the protein product MRIGFIGSGNIGSTLARLAITAGNEVVMSNSRGPETLAELVADLGTQASAATPAEAGAAGEIVVVTIPLAALDSVPVAPLAGKVVIDTNNYYPHRDGQIAELDNDSTTSSELLAAYLPQSSVVKAFNSIYFQHLAEQGEPIGTPGRRALPIAGDDAAAKATVTELIEAFGFDTVDTGPLSEGRRFQPASSAYNVRLTAEQLRDELALN